One Elaeis guineensis isolate ETL-2024a chromosome 10, EG11, whole genome shotgun sequence genomic window carries:
- the LOC105034411 gene encoding uncharacterized protein At5g39865, with translation MWPRWRKASRGEEPTAAPLARPAHSSFSFPTLKDVHALLREEDHEISSSAANNPRRPSVFHRVRIATAALRTWRSLRDPGTAPPAVGGEEKRIVLYHTSLRVIRKTFDDCRAVRSILRGIRVAVDERDLAMDSGFLAELKGLLGWQRGQQLGLPQVFIGGRYVGGADEIRQLNESGELKRLVEGVAPAAAGGCERCGGVAFVLCGSCSGSRKRYTEKGGGVFRSCPACNENGLARCPDCCPPAL, from the coding sequence ATGTGGCCGCGGTGGCGCAAGGCCTCTCGCGGCGAAGAACCGACCGCCGCCCCCCTTGCCCGCCCGGCTCACTCCTCCTTCTCCTTCCCCACTCTCAAGGACGTCCATGCCCTCCTCCGCGAGGAGGACCATGAGATCTCTTCCTCCGCCGCTAACAACCCCCGGAGGCCCTCCGTCTTCCACCGCGTCCGTATCGCCACCGCGGCCCTCCGCACCTGGCGCTCCCTCCGGGACCCGGGCACGGCGCCCCCCGCCGTCGGCGGCGAGGAGAAGCGGATCGTGCTCTACCACACCAGCCTCCGCGTGATCCGCAAGACCTTCGATGACTGCCGTGCCGTCCGGTCCATCCTCCGGGGTATCCGCGTGGCCGTCGACGAGCGGGATCTGGCGATGGACTCTGGGTTCCTGGCGGAGCTGAAGGGGCTCCTGGGGTGGCAGCGGGGGCAGCAGCTGGGGCTTCCCCAGGTGTTCATCGGGGGGCGGTACGTCGGCGGGGCAGACGAGATCCGGCAGCTGAACGAGTCCGGCGAGCTCAAGAGGCTCGTGGAGGGGGTGGCGCCGGCCGCGGCGGGTGGCTGCGAGCGGTGCGGTGGAGTGGCGTTCGTGCTGTGCGGGAGCTGCAGCGGGAGCCGCAAGCGGTACACGGAAAAAGGGGGCGGCGTTTTCCGGAGCTGCCCCGCCTGCAACGAGAACGGGCTCGCCCGGTGCCCCGATTGCTGCCCTCCCGCCCTCTGA